Proteins encoded in a region of the Isosphaeraceae bacterium EP7 genome:
- the coaE gene encoding dephospho-CoA kinase (Dephospho-CoA kinase (CoaE) performs the final step in coenzyme A biosynthesis.), with the protein MAHPTRNESESPRSSPGPWLHGLIPVIGLIGGIGSGKSRVAALLAEHDGFVIDADKVGHALLDQSPARDSIREHFGPSVFAEPEGPDELAKVDRKALGRIVFSNPNERLALEDILHPAMRRTFEKAIGRVLRRKQHRMIILDAAVLLEAGWADLCDLVIFVDSPESARIERVATSRGWTADELKRREASQLSVDRKRVSVDRVLLNHGDEEQLRATVDQFWADLKAENRKKHGEAAIRRQVAAAKRADRSGPTPGPGGSGAPTRGGRRFKPPGGPRRSSGRGNSGS; encoded by the coding sequence ATGGCCCACCCCACCCGCAACGAATCTGAATCGCCGCGCAGCTCGCCCGGCCCCTGGCTCCACGGCCTGATCCCCGTCATCGGCCTGATCGGCGGCATCGGTTCCGGCAAGAGCCGGGTCGCTGCGCTGCTGGCCGAGCACGACGGCTTCGTCATCGATGCCGACAAGGTCGGGCACGCCTTGCTCGATCAGTCGCCGGCACGCGACTCGATTCGCGAGCACTTCGGCCCCTCGGTTTTCGCCGAGCCCGAAGGGCCCGACGAGCTCGCCAAGGTCGACCGCAAGGCGCTCGGGCGGATCGTCTTCTCCAATCCGAACGAGCGGCTCGCGCTGGAGGACATCCTCCACCCGGCCATGCGTCGGACCTTCGAGAAGGCGATCGGCCGTGTGCTGCGACGCAAGCAGCACCGGATGATCATCCTCGACGCCGCGGTGCTGCTCGAAGCCGGCTGGGCCGACCTGTGCGACCTGGTCATCTTCGTCGACTCACCCGAGTCGGCTCGGATCGAGCGGGTGGCCACCTCGAGGGGCTGGACGGCCGATGAGCTGAAGCGCCGCGAGGCCTCTCAGCTCTCCGTCGATCGCAAGCGGGTGAGTGTCGACCGGGTGCTGCTGAACCATGGGGATGAGGAGCAACTTCGCGCCACCGTCGATCAATTCTGGGCCGACCTGAAGGCGGAGAACCGCAAGAAGCACGGCGAGGCGGCCATCCGCCGCCAGGTCGCGGCCGCCAAGCGGGCCGACCGGAGTGGCCCGACTCCTGGCCCGGGCGGGAGCGGGGCCCCCACGAGGGGCGGACGACGCTTCAAGCCCCCGGGCGGTCCCAGGCGTTCCTCGGGGCGCGGCAATTCCGGCTCCTGA
- the polA gene encoding DNA polymerase I yields MTARPVFYVLDAYSLIFQNFHAIPKEMAGPGGQPTNATFGMFRDVLSLLSKRKPDYLAAAFDGGGKLLRSDIFPEYKGQRAEMPVELVSQIPVIRRVFEGFDVPVLIQPGYEADDVIATLARQGEARGMDVYICTADKDARQLLSDHVKIVNLRKDEIMDPAALLADWGIRPDQVVDLLSLTGDTVDNVPGIPGIGLKTATTLLQQFGTLDNLLANIDKVAGAKRKENLREHAETARRGRVLIELKDDLELGIDWDDLKVSQANIPALRTLCMECGFHTFLRDLGDAPRPEQAAWVAEYVSVDTPEAFDAFLVELRKQPRISVDTETTSIDPLQAELVGLSFCWEQGKAYYLPVKGPEGARVLDLATTLDAIRPILTDPMVEKIGQNIKYDMLVLGRAGLHITAPISDTMVLSYLLESGERNHNLDQLSMRLLDHSMIPITALIGKGKTQTTIDKVDVAKVAEYAGEDADATWRIEAILAPKVREEGLWMLYDEVERPLIAVLTAMEDVGVKVDIARLAELSVEFAGRIAEIEEKIYALAGHPFNIGSTLQLRQVLFDELKLPSPKKTPGGEASTAADVLEELAPLHPLPRLLIDHRQLSKLKSTYLDALPTLVHPVDARVHASFNQVVTATGRLSSSDPNLQNIPVRTEDGRQIRQAFVAGHPGWSILTADYSQIELRVLAHFSKDPALVHAFASDHDIHAAVAGRIFGVPEAEVTSAQRRMAKTVNFGVIYGIQAFGLAARLGISQKDAGAFIDAYFREYEGVAAFIRRTLESAQATGRVETILGRRRPIQGIKNTSERMKTQAERFAVNTVIQGSAADLIKKAMLLVDSELRRQGLKARLMLQIHDELLFEAPDEEIPALTELVRRSMTTALTLDVPLKVDVSVGPNWLDVRPA; encoded by the coding sequence ATGACTGCCCGACCCGTCTTCTATGTTCTGGATGCGTATTCGCTGATCTTCCAGAACTTCCACGCCATTCCCAAGGAGATGGCGGGGCCGGGTGGGCAGCCGACGAATGCGACGTTCGGGATGTTCAGGGATGTTTTGAGCCTGCTCAGCAAGCGGAAGCCGGATTATCTGGCGGCGGCGTTCGACGGCGGGGGGAAGCTGCTCAGGTCGGACATTTTCCCGGAGTACAAGGGGCAGCGGGCCGAGATGCCGGTCGAGTTGGTCTCGCAGATTCCGGTGATCCGTCGGGTGTTCGAAGGCTTCGACGTGCCGGTCTTGATCCAGCCCGGGTACGAGGCCGATGACGTCATCGCCACGCTTGCCAGGCAGGGCGAGGCGCGCGGGATGGACGTTTACATCTGCACGGCCGACAAGGACGCTCGGCAGCTCCTGTCGGATCACGTCAAGATCGTGAATTTGCGCAAGGATGAGATCATGGACCCGGCGGCGCTGCTGGCCGACTGGGGGATCAGGCCCGATCAGGTGGTGGACCTGCTCTCGCTGACGGGCGACACGGTCGACAATGTGCCGGGGATTCCGGGGATCGGCCTGAAGACCGCGACGACGCTGCTCCAGCAGTTCGGGACCCTGGACAACCTGCTCGCCAATATCGACAAGGTGGCGGGGGCCAAGCGCAAGGAGAATTTGCGTGAGCATGCCGAGACGGCTCGCCGGGGGCGGGTGCTGATCGAGCTGAAGGATGACCTTGAGTTGGGGATCGACTGGGACGACCTGAAGGTCAGCCAGGCGAACATTCCGGCGCTGCGGACGCTCTGCATGGAATGCGGGTTCCATACATTCTTGCGTGACCTGGGGGATGCTCCACGCCCCGAACAAGCCGCGTGGGTGGCCGAGTATGTGTCGGTGGACACGCCCGAGGCGTTTGATGCGTTCCTGGTCGAGCTGAGAAAACAGCCGAGGATCTCGGTTGACACCGAGACGACGTCGATCGACCCGCTGCAAGCCGAGCTAGTGGGGCTCTCGTTCTGCTGGGAGCAGGGCAAGGCCTATTACCTGCCTGTGAAGGGGCCCGAGGGGGCCAGGGTGCTCGACCTGGCGACGACGCTGGATGCGATCAGGCCGATCTTGACCGATCCGATGGTCGAGAAGATCGGCCAGAACATCAAGTATGACATGCTGGTGCTGGGCAGGGCTGGGCTGCACATCACGGCGCCGATTTCCGACACGATGGTGCTGAGCTACCTGCTGGAAAGCGGCGAGCGGAACCATAACCTCGACCAGCTCTCGATGCGGCTGCTCGACCACTCGATGATCCCGATCACGGCCTTGATCGGCAAAGGGAAGACGCAGACGACGATTGACAAGGTGGACGTGGCCAAGGTGGCCGAGTACGCCGGCGAGGATGCCGACGCGACCTGGCGGATCGAGGCGATCCTGGCGCCCAAGGTGCGCGAGGAGGGGCTCTGGATGCTCTATGATGAGGTCGAGCGGCCTTTGATCGCCGTGCTGACGGCGATGGAAGACGTGGGCGTGAAGGTGGACATCGCGCGGCTGGCGGAGCTTTCCGTCGAGTTCGCCGGCAGGATCGCCGAGATCGAGGAGAAGATCTATGCGCTGGCGGGGCATCCGTTCAACATCGGCTCCACTCTGCAACTCCGTCAGGTGCTCTTCGATGAGCTCAAGCTGCCTTCGCCGAAGAAGACACCAGGCGGAGAGGCGAGCACCGCGGCCGACGTCCTGGAAGAACTCGCCCCGCTGCACCCGCTCCCCAGGCTCCTGATCGACCACCGGCAGCTGAGCAAGCTGAAGTCGACGTACCTGGACGCCCTGCCGACCCTGGTCCACCCGGTCGACGCCCGCGTCCACGCGTCGTTCAACCAGGTGGTGACGGCGACCGGTCGGCTCAGCTCCAGCGACCCGAACTTGCAGAACATCCCGGTGCGAACCGAGGACGGCCGGCAAATCCGCCAGGCGTTCGTCGCGGGCCATCCGGGGTGGTCGATCCTGACGGCCGACTATTCGCAGATCGAGCTGCGGGTGCTCGCGCATTTTTCGAAGGATCCGGCGCTGGTGCACGCGTTCGCCAGCGACCACGACATCCACGCGGCGGTCGCCGGGCGGATCTTCGGCGTGCCCGAGGCCGAGGTGACGAGCGCCCAGCGGCGGATGGCCAAGACGGTCAACTTCGGCGTGATCTACGGGATCCAGGCGTTCGGACTGGCCGCCCGACTGGGGATCAGTCAGAAGGATGCCGGTGCATTCATTGACGCTTATTTCCGCGAGTATGAGGGGGTTGCGGCTTTCATACGCCGAACGCTTGAGTCTGCTCAGGCGACCGGGCGGGTGGAGACGATTCTGGGACGACGGCGACCAATCCAGGGGATCAAGAACACGTCGGAGCGGATGAAGACGCAGGCCGAGCGATTCGCGGTGAACACGGTGATCCAGGGGTCTGCGGCCGACCTGATCAAGAAGGCGATGCTGCTGGTCGACTCCGAGCTGAGGCGGCAGGGGCTCAAGGCCCGCCTGATGCTTCAGATCCACGACGAGTTGCTGTTCGAGGCCCCCGACGAGGAGATTCCGGCGCTGACGGAGCTGGTGCGGCGGTCGATGACGACGGCGCTGACGCTGGATGTCCCCCTCAAAGTCGACGTCTCCGTCGGGCCCAACTGGCTGGATGTGCGGCCCGCCTGA